One segment of Panicum virgatum strain AP13 chromosome 3K, P.virgatum_v5, whole genome shotgun sequence DNA contains the following:
- the LOC120696836 gene encoding uncharacterized protein LOC120696836 has product MELVDLEGKLDSNEPSFKRPDMEKTAGEAVDSGDAKRLRESNHDRAIKMDMDDDEEDDEVDMEQYKPFGMYCKNWIYVYGDWAKFDDPTDLPPMRHTDGPVLPPRAEPVDTMEIFFVKVAQITGGLQWPLDVYGDVAVRDSLDHKRNYFFRRRREDCQTLTSPQDSLLELRGPSRAVLMLDPLEFEIDLKVKGKEESEDTILCCKYFGYNNLAYKGKASYAITKVVSSEHSAIEVRFAHVTCSLEATISIRMTTGSSNFCARITAGTTSIGEKAVLLDTRGREVSVADDGKVDLQRSVVVVEEQGKLIIGFEAAQLGEDGQSSITAAREMTLPARCALRSEGYFTIGTTRLHVLVAWSLLP; this is encoded by the exons ATGGAGCTGGTGGATCTGGAGGGGAAGCTGGACAGCAACGAACCTAGCTTCAAGAGGCCGGATATGGAGAAGACCGCGGGGGAAGCGGTGGACAGCGGCGATGCCAAGAGGCTGCGCGAGAGCAACCACGACCGTGCCATCAAGATGGacatggacgacgacgaggaggacgacgaggtggacatggagcaatacaagccgttTGGCATGTACTGCAAGAATTGGATCTACGTATATGGCGATTGGGCCAAGTTCGACGACCCGa cgGATTTGCCCCCAATGCGCCACACCGATGGGCCGGTGCTGCCCCCGCGCGCTGAGCCTGTGGACACCATGGAGATCTTCTTTGTCAAGGTGGCTCAAATCACTGGGGGCCTCCAGTGGCCGCTGGACGTCTATGGAGACGTCGCCGTGCGCGACTCCCTGGACCACAAGCGCAACTACTTCTTCCGCAGACGCAGAGAGGACTGCCAGACACTCACCTCGCCGCAG GATTCTCTCTTGGAACTTAGAGGCCCTAGCCGTGCAGTTCTAATGCTGGACCCCCTTGAATTTGAGATTGACCtgaaagtgaagggcaaggaggAATCTGAAGACACAATTTTGTGCTGCAAATACTTTGGTTACAACAACCTTGCTTACAAGGGGAAGGCTAGCTATGCCATAACAAAGGTGGTTTCAAGCGAGCATAGTGCAATCGAGGTCAGGTTCGCACATGTGACATGCTCCCTGGAGGCGACCATCTCCATCCGGATGACTACCGGATCAAGCAACTTTTGTGCGCGCATCACCGCCGGCAccacgagcatcggcgagaaggCAGTGCTGCTGGACACCCGAGGACGGGAGGTGTCCGTAGCCGATGATGGGAAGGTTGATCTGCAGCGCAGCGTCGTGGTTGTTGAGGAGCAAGGCAAACTGATCATTGGCTTCGAGGCTGCGCAGCTAGGTGAAGATGGCCAGAGTAGCATTACTGCCGCAAGGGAGATGACTTTACCTGCTAGATGTGCCTTGAGAAGTGAAGGCTATTTCACGATTGGCACGACTAGGCTGCATGTGTTGGTCGCTTGGTCACTGCTTCCTTGA